In Triticum aestivum cultivar Chinese Spring chromosome 5B, IWGSC CS RefSeq v2.1, whole genome shotgun sequence, the following proteins share a genomic window:
- the LOC123113684 gene encoding tryptophan synthase alpha chain, whose amino-acid sequence MAFALKASLSPPASLTAPVKPVFVRALATASVDPAMATPAALGRHAVRARAAATTLAPAPATAPLPAGNGGLSVAKAMSRARDNGMTAFIPYITAGDPDLATTAEALRLLDALGADVIEVGMPFSNPYADGAVIQASAARALAAGATSDTVMAMLKEVTPELSCPVVIFSYFNPIERRGAGSFTAAAREAGVRGLIVPDLPYTEASVLSIEAKKNEIELVLLTTPSTKAERMNEITTASEGFVYLVSINGLTGARPDVNPHVKDLLREIKQVTDKAVAVGFGISTPDHVRQLAQWGANGVIIGSAMVKQLGEANSPREGLNRLEVYARSLNDALHAVIRTI is encoded by the exons ATGGCTTTCGCGCTCAAGGCGTCCCTCTCGCCTCCGGCGAGCCTCACAGCGCCGGTGAAGCCTGTATTCGTCAGAGCCCTCGCCACGGCCTCAGTCGACCCGGCAATGGCCACGCCAGCCGCGCTGGGGAGGCATGCGGTCAGGGCGCGCGCGGCGGCGACCACGCTGGCCCCGGCACCGGCAACGGCGCCCCTCCCCGCCGGTAACGGCGGTCTGTCGGTAGCGAAGGCCATGTCCCGGGCCAGAGACAACGGCATG ACGGCGTTCATTCCGTACATCACCGCCGGCGACCCCGACCTGGCGACCACGGCGGAGGCGCTCAGGCTCCTTGACGCCCTCGGTGCTGACGTCATCGAGGTGGGCATGCCGTTCTCCAACCCCTACGCCGACGGCGCCGTCATCCAGGCGTCCGCGGCGCGGGCGCTCGCGGCCGGCGCGACGTCGGACACCGTGATGGCGATGCTGAAGGAGGTGACGCCGGAGCTATCCTGCCCGGTGGTCATCTTCTCCTACTTCAACCCCATCGAGCGGCGGGGAGCGGGGAGCTTCACCGCCGCGGCCAGAGAGGCCGGCGTACGAG GTCTTATAGTACCCGATCTTCCTTATACCGAGGCAAGTGTTCTGAGCATTGAAGCCAAGAAGAACGAGATCGAGCTG GTGCTGCTTACAACACCATCTACAAAGGCAGAGAGGATGAATGAGATCACAACAGCTTCCGAAGGGTTTGTGTACCTT GTAAGTATCAACGGATTAACAGGGGCCCGCCCAGATGTGAATCCACACGTTAAGGATCTTCTCAGGGAGATTAAGCAG GTCACTGACAAAGCAGTTGCTGTTGGATTTGGCATATCGACCCCTGATCATGTTAGAcag CTTGCACAGTGGGGTGCAAACGGTGTGATAATCGGCAGTGCGATGGTGAAGCAGCTGGGTGAAGCAAACTCTCCGAGAGAAGGATTAAACAGGCTGGAAGTATATGCCAGGAGTCTCAATGATGCACTGCATGCCGTGATACGTACAATATAG